A genomic window from Lotus japonicus ecotype B-129 chromosome 1, LjGifu_v1.2 includes:
- the LOC130731228 gene encoding sodium/hydrogen exchanger 2 — translation MAVVLSHVLSKLHSLSTSDHASVVSLNLFVALLCACIVIGHLLEENRWVNESITALLIGVCIGIVILWVSRGKSSHLLVFSEDLFFIYLLPPIIFNAGFQVKKKQFFVNFITIMLFGAVGTLISCSIISFGVIQTFKRIGIGSLELGDYLAIGAIFAATDSVCTLQVLSQDETPLLYSLVFGEGVVNDATSVVLFNAIKSFDLEQIDHIVAVQFFGNFLYLFIASTLLGVLAGLLSAYVIKKLYMGRHSTDREVALMMLMAYLSYILAELWYLSGILTVFFCGIVMSHYTWHNVTESSRITTKHAFATLSFVCEIFIFLYVGMDALDIEKWRFVSDSPGTSILVSSVLMALVLAGRAAFVFPLSFLSNLTKKSPNRKISFRQQIIIWWAGLMRGAVSMALAYNQFTLSGHTELRANAILITSTISVVLFSTVVFGLMTKPLIRLLLPVGSPPKRKNSMTNLETESSSPKSITVPFLGGSHDSEADYDSSEFQSESSIRGLLTTPTHTVHGLWRRFDDAFMRPVFGGRGFVPVESTTATERNGHHQCH, via the exons ATGGCTGTGGTGTTGAGTCACGTGCTTTCCAAGCTTCATAGCTTATCAACTTCAGATCATGCTTCAGTAGTTTCCTTGAACCTTTTTGTGGCTCTGCTATGTGCTTGTATTGTCATTGGCCATCTTCTGGAGGAGAATCGTTGGGTGAATGAGTCTATCACTGCCCTTTTGATA GGTGTTTGCATTGGCATAGTCATTTTGTGGGTTAGTCGCGGTAAAAGCTCCCATCTTCTGGTTTTCAGTGAAGATCTTTTCTTTATATACCTTCTTCCACCTATCATATTTAATGCAGG GTTTCAGGTGAAAAAGAAGCAGTTTTTTGTTAACTTCATAACCATCATGCTGTTTGGTGCTGTTGGTACATTAATAAGTTGTAGCATCATATCTTTTG GTGTCATACAAACGTTTAAGAGGATAGGAATTGGTTCACTGGAGCTAGGGGACTATCTAG CAATTGGTGCAATATTTGCTGCAACAGATTCTGTGTGCACATTGCAG GTTCTGAGCCAGGATGAGACACCTCTACTGTACAGTCTTGTATTTGGCGAGGGTGTTGTGAATGATGCTACATCAGTGGTGCTTTTCAATGCAATCAAAAGTTTTGACCTTGAGCAAATAGACCACATAGTTGCTGTGCAGTTTTTTGGCAACTTCTTGTATCTGTTTATAGCAAGCACCCTACTTGGCGTTTTG GCTGGTCTACTTAGTGCTTATGTTATTAAGAAGTTGTATATGGGCAG GCACTCAACCGATCGCGAGGTTGCTCTTATGATGCTAATGGCATACCTTTCCTACATTTTGGCTGAA TTATGGTACCTGAGTGGCATTCTCACTGTATTTTTTTGTGGTATAGTTATGTCTCATTATACATGGCATAATGTGACTGAGAGCTCAAGAATCACCACCAA ACATGCTTTTGCAACCTTGTCATTTGTTTGCgagatcttcatcttcctttatgttggtatggATGCCTTGGACATTGAGAAATGGAGATTTGTTAGTGATAG CCCTGGAACATCTATTCTTGTGAGTTCAGTGTTAATGGCTCTGGTACTTGCTGGGAGAGCAGCATTTGTTTTCCCCTTATCCTTCTTATCCAACCTGACTAAAAAATCCCCAAATAGGAAAATAAGCTTCAGGCAGCAG ATAATCATTTGGTGGGCTGGTCTTATGAGAGGTGCTGTATCAATGGCACTTGCCTATAATCAG TTCACCTTGTCGGGACATACTGAACTACGAGCCAATGCTATCCTGATCACCAGCACCATCAGTGTTGTGCTTTTCAGCACTGTG GTGTTTGGTTTGATGACTAAGCCGCTGATAAGGCTTTTACTTCCTGTTGGCTCCCCTCCTAAGCGGAAAAACAGCATGACAAACTTAGAGACAGAATCTTCATCACCAAAATCAATCACTGTGCCATTTCTTGGAGGTTCCCATGATTCCGAAGCAGATTACGACAGCAGTGAATTTCAAAGTGAAAGCAGTATCCGTGGCTTGCTTACCACACCAACACACACTGTTCATGGCTTATGGCGGAGGTTTGATGATGCATTTATGCGTCCAGTTTTCGGAGGCAGGGGTTTTGTTCCAGTAGAATCTACTACGGCAACTGAACGCAATGGACATCATCAGTGCCattaa